One window from the genome of Elaeis guineensis isolate ETL-2024a chromosome 5, EG11, whole genome shotgun sequence encodes:
- the LOC105045179 gene encoding uncharacterized protein, producing MKGTTVSHGNGQETRGSLLRLSILLLFLSLASSSSAVTSSSSDDTKPSAYEVLESYNFPIGLLPQGCSGYDLDPDTGEFSAYFNNSCSFSLEGSYQLRYQSTISGRISSGRLSDLRGVTVKIFLFWINIIEVSRDGDDLEFSVGIASADFPIDNFYECPQCGCGLDCVTADDGDSASSSPSRIRLRGAWAF from the coding sequence atgaagggaacCACGGTGTCCCACGGCAACGGGCAAGAAACCAGGGGCTCGCTCCTCCGCCTCTccatcctcctcctcttcctctccctcgcCTCCTCGTCCTCCGCGgtgacctcctcctcctccgatgatACGAAACCGAGCGCCTACGAGGTGCTGGAGTCTTATAACTTTCCCATCGGGCTCCTCCCCCAGGGCTGCTCCGGCTACGACCTCGACCCGGATACCGGCGAGTTCTCCGCCTACTTCAACAACAGCTGCAGCTTCTCCCTGGAGGGCTCCTACCAGCTCCGCTACCAGTCCACCATCTCCGGCCGCATCTCCTCCGGCCGCCTCTCCGACCTCCGTGGCGTCACCGTCAAGATCTTCCTCTTCTGGATCAACATCATCGAGGTATCCCGCGACGGTGACGATCTCGAGTTCTCCGTCGGCATCGCCTCCGCCGACTTCCCCATCGACAACTTCTACGAGTGCCCCCAGTGCGGCTGCGGCCTCGATTGCGTCACCGCTGACGACGGAGATTCcgcttcttcctctccttctcgaATCAGATTGAGGGGTGCATGGGCCTTTTGA